In Primulina huaijiensis isolate GDHJ02 chromosome 16, ASM1229523v2, whole genome shotgun sequence, a single genomic region encodes these proteins:
- the LOC140961760 gene encoding uncharacterized protein translates to MTTSNTNGSSSLLSQSEQQKLIKKLGVFKIQGTDKRRLPILRIVGKLFPGKLVGVETLKKFFEAEIFPSLNGRRFSVVYVHSGVNRSENSPGILAMKSMFDAVPAEVGQNVEAVYFLHPSLQCRLFLATFGRILFSGAAASGFYGKMRYVKTLNLLRNSVRWYKLEMPEFVYEYDEEKEEEHCPKMDFGLESDHPRLSTYRAPSLDWTISTYSMRSIA, encoded by the exons ATGACCACTTCAAACACTAATGGTTCCTCTTCTCTTCTCTCCCAATCCGAACAACAAAAGCTCATAAAGAAACTGGGCGTATTCAAGATTCAAGGCACAGACAAACGAAGACTCCCCATCCTCCGCATCGTAGGGAAACTCTTCCCTG GGAAGCTGGTTGGTGTGGAGACGTTGAAGAAATTCTTCGAAGCTGAGATATTCCCCAGTTTGAATGGAAGGCGATTCTCGGTTGTGTATGTGCACTCTGGAGTTAACAGAAGCGAAAATTCCCCTGGGATTTTGGCTATGAAATCCATGTTCGATGCTGTTCCTGCTGAAGTTGGGCAGAACGTGGAAGCTGTTTATTTCCTGCACCCGTCTCTTCAATGCCGCCTCTTTCTTGCCACCTTTGGCCGTATCCTCTTCTCTGGCGCCGCCGCCTCCGG GTTTTATGGTAAGATGAGATACGTGAAGACGTTGAATCTCTTGAGAAACAGCGTAAGATGGTACAAACTGGAGATGCCCGAATTTGTGTACGAATACGACGAAGAGAAGGAAGAAGAGCATTGTCCCAAGATGGATTTTGGGCTGGAGAGTGACCATCCAAGACTATCGACCTACAGGGCCCCAAGTTTGGACTGGACTATATCTACCTATTCCATGAGGTCCATCGCCTAG